A genomic stretch from Lathyrus oleraceus cultivar Zhongwan6 chromosome 2, CAAS_Psat_ZW6_1.0, whole genome shotgun sequence includes:
- the LOC127120950 gene encoding uncharacterized protein LOC127120950 gives MAFKATKNLRFMVTQLGGAGTRSFTTSTTPKMKPMSTTMDAAAHNTHSTSRLVTLKAELTPVYIVCGLVGVAVICGSHTAFQQLARSPTVHVHKKRRESLPEVFDPDRTINSADKFINGSFFRKITHIQDSNPTVHDPVHPNPFTRARTAETLKSVGVEPGRR, from the exons ATGGCTTTCAAGGCAACG AAAAATTTGCGATTCATGGTGACTCAATTAGGAGGAGCTGGAACACGTTCATTTACTACCTCCACCACTCCAAAAATGAAACCTATGTCCACAACCATGGATGCTGCTGCACATAATACTCATTCAACTTCTAG GTTGGTCACATTGAAGGCAGAGTTAACACCAGTGTACATTGTGTGTGGATTGGTGGGTGTGGCTGTGATATGCGGATCACACACTGCCTTTCAACAATTGGCACGTTCTCCAACTGTTCATGTGCACAAGAAAAGAAGAGAATCATTGCCTGAAGTTTTTGATCCTGATCGAACTATCAACTCTGCTGATAAATTCATCAACGGCTCATTCTTTAGGAAAATTACTCATATTCAAGACAGCAATCCCACTGTCCATGATCCTGTCCACCCTAATCCTTTCACCCG TGCTCGAACCGCCGAGACATTGAAGTCGGTCGGCGTGGAGCCGGGCAGACGTTGA